From Canis lupus dingo isolate Sandy chromosome 24, ASM325472v2, whole genome shotgun sequence, a single genomic window includes:
- the ANKRD60 gene encoding ankyrin repeat domain-containing protein 60 produces the protein MRRSAVGGGARAGAPPGGALGPDPGRGGRGGRGAGPRPLPAQSAARAPGQGGQGGVAAPQAPSPALDLAPDTFVMRVLLEDTGETFQVANCRGDMTVRELKEELDLLVGVPLDLQRLQYLDQGVLMDDATLKFHDVVPGGIISLCIWHYDGWTELVLAAVEGDPSKLSCLGVDEDSLYRTANSQHYERKQCKAWIAQRAFVALYVTSHRGHPDAVQYLLEHGANCLSKTPMGRTALHVAAAMGRLDCINHLLDYGASIHEKDARGETPMSIARRMNRKHSERRMFLFYWMSRLGTKDPKNLIKNKVFLRAKSGFGSKKSPV, from the exons ATGCGGCGGTCGGCGGTGGGCGGCGGGGCTCGGGCAGGGGCGCCTCCGGGGGGCGCTCTGGGCCCCGaccccgggcggggcgggcggggcgggcggggggcgggcccgcGGCCCCTTCCTGCGCAGTCGGCGGCCCGCGCTCCCGGCCAGGGCGGCCAGGGCGGCGTCGCGGCCCCGCAGGCCCCCAGCCCGGCTCTCGACTTGGCCCCGGACACCTTCGTCATGCGGGTGCTGCTGGAGGACACCGGGGAGACCTTCCAAGTGGCGAACTGCCGCGGCGACATGACGGTGCGGGAGCTCAAGGAGGAGCTGGACCTCCTGGTCGGCGTCCCCCTGGACCTGCAGCGGCTCCAGTACCTGGACCAAG GAGTTTTGATGGATGATGCTACGCTGAAGTTCCATGATGTTGTTCCTGGTGGAATTATTTCATTATGTATCTGGCATTATGATGGATGGACGGAACTGGTTTTGGCGGCTGTGGAAGGGGATCCCAGTAAG CTGTCTTGCCTTGGTGTTGACGAGGACTCTCTGTACCGAACGGCCAACTCGCAGCATTACGAGCGCAAGCAGTGCAAGGCCTGGATAGCCCAGAGGGCCTTCGTGGCCCTGTACGTTACGTCTCACAGAGGTCACCCGGATGCTGTGCAGTACCTTCTAGAACATG GAGCCAACTGTCTCAGCAAAACCCCCATGGGCAGGACGGCCCTGCATGTGGCTGCAGCCATGGGCCGTTTGGACTGTATAAACCACCTGCTCGATTACGGAGCCTCCATACATGAAAAGGATGCCCGGGGGGAGACCCCCATGTCCATCGCCCGGCGCATGAACCGCAAGCACAGTGAGCGACGCATGTTCCTCTTCTACTGGATGTCAAGGCTGGGGACAAAGGACCCAAAGAACTTGATCAAGAACAAGGTTTTTCTCAGAGCAAAGTCTGGGTTTGGCTCCAAGAAGAGCCCAGTCTAA